GTTCCAGACACAGTGCTTTGCTCTGTGCGCCCTGCCGTTGATCTGGCTGTATAATGGAAAACACGGCACACGCAATAAGGCGCTGCAGTATGCAGCCTATGCCTTTTATCCGGTACACCTTTTCATTCTCGGCATCATTTTCATGCGGATGGCGGCGGCAATGGGTGGTATATAATAACTGCATGGATACGCATGGGTACATAGAAAGGACAGGATAACGATGACTGAAACGAACAAAACAGCGGCAGCTACTGCACCGACCCCGCCGGTGCTCCCGGCCTGCCCGGTGGAGACGACGCTGACGCTGATCAGTGATAAATGGAAGGTGCTGATCCTGCGGGATCTGTTGTCAGGGACGAAGCGGTTCGGAGAATTGAAGAAATCCATTGGCCATGTGACGCAGAAGGTGCTGACGGCGCAGCTGCGGCAGATGGAGGAGAGCGGCCTTCTGACCCGGACGGTTTATGCGGAGGTGCCGCCCCGGGTGGAATACACGCTGACGGAGCTGGGCTACAGCCTGAAGCCGATCCTGGATGCCATGCTGGTCTGGGGAGAGAATTATAAGAAAAAAGTGGAAACGGAGTGGGGCCAGGATGCATAGAGAACAGGAAGCGAAAACGGGCAGAAAGCTGGCCGTGTATTTCCCAGGCATCGGGTATCACTGCGACAAACCGCTGCTGTACTACAGCCGCCGTCTGGCTGCGGAAGCGGGATACGAGGAGCTGCAGCTGTCCTACACGTTTTCCGGCGGCAATATCCGGGGCAACAAAGAGAAAATGCGGGAAGCCTTTTTCGCCCTGTACGAGCAGGCGAAAGAGCAGCTGGGCGTGGTGGACTGGAGTGCCTGTGATGAGATTTTATTCGTGTCAAAAAGCATCGGCACCATCATCAGTGCGGCCTATGTCGCAGAGCAGAAGATTTCCTGTCGGCAGATTCTGTATACCCCGCTGGAAGATACGTTCCGGGTGGAGGAAGCGTTGGCTGAATCTCACAAACAGACAGTCTCCGATAAGCAGACAACAGCAGTTCAGGTGCAGGGAACCATTCCGTCTATCGCCTTCATCGGCACTGCGGATCCCTGGAGCGAAGTGCCGCGTGTGATTGCCTTAAGCGAGAAGAAGGGAATCCCCATCTTTTCCTATGAAAGCGCCAATCATTCCCTGGAGACCGGGGACGCGCTGGAGTGCCTAGAGATTTTGACGGATGTGATGACGAAGACAAAGGCATTTCTGTGTAAAAAAGAACTGGGAAGTAAAACGTGAAAAAACGCACAAAATCGGGCGCTGTGCATTGCACACCTGCCGTGCCTGTAGTATGATGGAAGCAATCACTGCAGCCGGATTTTCGTACAGGCGGAGCCTTTGCCTGTATGAAAGGACGGGAGGACTGCGGGGAAAAACAAACGGAGGATTTTGAACATGGAAAACAATATGACAGGACGCAACGTGGGAAAGACATGCCGCACCCATTATAGAGGAACCTTCAACGACGGGACGCAGTTTGACTGTTCCTATGATCGCGGGGAGCCGCTGGAGTTTGTCTGTGGCGCAGGCCAGATGATCAGAGGCTTTGACGAGGCAGTGGCTGATATGGAAGTGGGCGAGATCAAAGAGATCCACCTGCAGCCGGAGGACGCTTACGGTCTGCCGGATCCCAGAGCTATTTTTGAGGTGGAGATCGCACAGCTGCCGGGTGCCGAGAACCTGGAGGTAGGCCAGCAGGTGTACCTGACGAACCAGTACG
Above is a window of Oscillospiraceae bacterium NTUH-002-81 DNA encoding:
- a CDS encoding helix-turn-helix domain-containing protein encodes the protein MTETNKTAAATAPTPPVLPACPVETTLTLISDKWKVLILRDLLSGTKRFGELKKSIGHVTQKVLTAQLRQMEESGLLTRTVYAEVPPRVEYTLTELGYSLKPILDAMLVWGENYKKKVETEWGQDA
- a CDS encoding alpha/beta hydrolase produces the protein MHREQEAKTGRKLAVYFPGIGYHCDKPLLYYSRRLAAEAGYEELQLSYTFSGGNIRGNKEKMREAFFALYEQAKEQLGVVDWSACDEILFVSKSIGTIISAAYVAEQKISCRQILYTPLEDTFRVEEALAESHKQTVSDKQTTAVQVQGTIPSIAFIGTADPWSEVPRVIALSEKKGIPIFSYESANHSLETGDALECLEILTDVMTKTKAFLCKKELGSKT
- a CDS encoding FKBP-type peptidyl-prolyl cis-trans isomerase, giving the protein MENNMTGRNVGKTCRTHYRGTFNDGTQFDCSYDRGEPLEFVCGAGQMIRGFDEAVADMEVGEIKEIHLQPEDAYGLPDPRAIFEVEIAQLPGAENLEVGQQVYLTNQYGQPFPVKVVDKEEKTITFDANHEMAGKELNFSIELVEVIE